Proteins encoded by one window of Antechinus flavipes isolate AdamAnt ecotype Samford, QLD, Australia chromosome 4, AdamAnt_v2, whole genome shotgun sequence:
- the LOC127562829 gene encoding zinc finger protein 836-like: protein MDVEVGRRSVGDTQDSAEERSDGVNLCFKRGNHKSSLQLKEQEKSSLSSRLSCNSAGPSGKQELPVELQCEDGEIYEACNQKWREATTGISVNSSTNFDLQCEGEDLELSFSDSPEEAQGTLSEDDENVVRIDTFNEDFEPVSREAFPYRCRKCGTSFQDLARLQEHREIHIAEHPYRCPVCGKEFFCAANLRMHKLIHSSDRPHKCPECDKGFIRTADVWQHLRNVHKIEHAKVALGNDTMKIPWSANCRNEHEAGPDKQSSEGQKPREEELRPYVCQTCGKGFRKPNLLSKHKVIHRQEKPYICQECGRAFIQLLRLKRHQQTHSGERPFYCDECGGTFTRLSSLQRHQRIHTGEKPYSCVYCGHSFTESGTMRRHERTHKVGKD from the coding sequence ATGGATGTAGAGGTGGGCCGGCGGTCAGTTGGTGACACCCAGGACTCAGCAGAAGAACGTTCTGATGGTGTGAACCTGTGCTTTAAAAGGGGGAATCATAAATCCAGCCTCCAGCTCAAAGAACAAGAAAAGTCTTCTCTATCCTCTCGATTGTCCTGCAACTCTGCAGGACCCTCAGGTAAACAAGAACTCCCGGTGGAACTACAGTGTGAAGATGGGGAAATTTATGAAGCCTGCAATCAGAAATGGCGTGAAGCCACCACAGGGATTTCTGTCAACTCCAGTACTAACTTTGACTTACAGTGTGAAGGTGAAGACTTAGAACTGTCTTTCTCTGATAGCCCAGAAGAAGCTCAGGGAACGCTTAGCGAGGATGATGAAAACGTGGTCCGCATTGACACATTCAATGAAGACTTTGAACCTGTCTCCAGAGAAGCCTTCCCTTACAGATGTAGGAAGTGCGGCACATCTTTCCAGGATCTAGCTAGATTACAGGAGCACAGGGAGATCCACATAGCTGAACATCCCTACCGCTGCCCCGTCTGTGGCAAAGAGTTCTTCTGTGCTGCTAATTTGCGCATGCACAAGTTGATCCACTCTAGTGATAGGCCACATAAGTGTCCTGAATGTGACAAAGGATTCATCCGTACGGCGGATGTATGGCAACATCTACGAAATGTTCACAAGATTGAACATGCCAAGGTGGCCTTAGGAAACGATACTATGAAGATCCCCTGGTCTGCAAACTGCCGAAATGAGCACGAGGCTGGTCCAGATAAGCAGAGTTCAGAGGGCCAAAAGCCAAGAGAAGAGGAGCTCAGACCTTATGTCTGTCAGACCTGTGGCAAGGGGTTTCGTAAACCAAACCTACTTTCCAAACATAAAGTAATTCACCGGCAGGAAAAACCATACATATGTCAGGAATGTGGCAGGGCCTTTATCCAGCTGCTCAGGTTGAAAAGGCATCAGCAAACACACTCAGGAGAGCGTCCTTTCTACTGTGATGAGTGTGGTGGGACCTTTACCCGATTATCATCGCTACAACGCCATCAACgtattcacactggagagaagccataCTCTTGTGTTTATTGTGGTCATTCCTTCACTGAATCAGGCACTATGAGGAGGCATGAACGTACACACAAAGTGGGAAAAGATTAG